The Triticum aestivum cultivar Chinese Spring chromosome 5A, IWGSC CS RefSeq v2.1, whole genome shotgun sequence genomic sequence atgcctcctatattgttgaaccaagcctctaacccaccttgtcctagcaaaccgttgtttcgctatgttaccactttgctcagcctctcttatagcgttgttagttgcaggtgaagattggagtttgttccttgttggaacaggagatgttgttccttgttggaacatgtttacttgttgggatatcacattatatcttatttaattaatgcatctatatacttggtaaagggtggaaggctcggccttatgcctggtgttttgttccactcttgccgccctagtttccgtcatatcggtgttatgttcccggattttgcgttccttacgcggttgggtaataatgggaaccccttgacagttcgccttgaataaaactcctccagcaaggcccaacattggtcttaccatttgccacctagccttttctttcccttgagtcggccggctcaagggtcatcttattttaaccccccccccgggccagtgcttctctaagtgttggtccaactgagcgatgtccgaggctaccaggggcaactctgggctggcttacccgacgtcttgctcatccggtgtgcccttagaacgagatatgtgcagctcctatcgggatttgtcggcacatctgggtggctttgctggtcttgttttaccattattgaaatgtcttgtaaccgggattccgagtctgatcgggtcttcccgctagaaggaatatccttcgttgaccgtgagaacttgtgatgggctaagttgggacacccctgcagggatttgaactttcgaaagccgttcccgcggttatgggcagatgggaatttgttaacgtccggttgtagaaaacctgaagttgaccttaattaaaatgcatcaaccgcgtgtgtaaccgtgatggtatctttccgacggagtccgggaagtgaacacggtgttggagttatgcttgacgtgggttgttctaggatcacttcttgatcatacttttatcgactgtgctttgccttctcttctcgctctcatttgtgtatgttagccaccatatatgctagccgcttgttgtagctccacatcataccttttaccctacctataagcttaaatagtcttgatcgcgagggtgcgagattgctgaggccccgtggctcacagatacttccaaaaccagcttgcaggtgccgatgagaccgtgcagatgatgcaaccaagctcaggaggagctcgatgaagatcttgtcctttgtgttgtttcgttctagttgatcagtagtggagcccagttggggtcgatcaggggccttgtcgcatttggggttcttcttttattttggttccgtagtcggaccttgattgtatttggatgttgtaatgctttattcatgtaattgtgtgaagtggcgattgtaagccaactatgtatctttttcccctattgtattacttgggttgtgtgaagattacctcacttgcgaattgctttcaatgcggttatgcctctaagtcgtgcttcgacacgtgggagatatagccgcatcgagggcgttacacctgcGCTTacaggaagtgagtgggagctccgtagcacttctcatattgtatgtggatgacatactattcatgggaaatgatatagaattcttggaaagcataaaggcctacttgaacaagtgtttttcaatgaaggaccttggagaagctgcttatatattaggcatcaagatctatagagatagatcgagatgcctcattggtctttcacaaagtacataccttgacaagatattgaagaagttcaatatggatcagtccaagaagggattcttgcctgtattgcaaggtgtgagattgagcacagctcaatgcccgaccacggcagaagatagagaaaagatgagtgttgtcccatatgcctcggccatagggtctatcatgtatgccatggcgtgtaccagacctgatgtaaatcttgctgtaagtttggtaggagggtaccaaagtaatcccggcatggaacactggacagcggtcaagaatatcttgaagtacttgaaaaggactaaggatatgtttctcgtctatggaggtgacgaagagctcgtcgtaaagggttatgtcgatgctagcttcgacacagatctggatgactctaagtcacaaaccggatacgtatatattttgaatggtggggcagtcagctggtgcagttgcaagcaaagcgtcgtggcgggatctacatgtgaagcggagtacatggcagcctcggaggcagcacaagaagcaatctgggtgaaggagttcattgccgacctaggagttattcccaatgcgtcgggcccgatgactctcttctgtgacaacactagagctattgcccttgccaaggagcccaggtttcacaggaaaaccaggcatatcaagcgtcgcttcaactccatttgtgaaaatgttcaaaatggagacatagatattttcaaagtgcatacggacctgaatgtcgcagatccgttgactaaacctcttcctcgagcaaaacatgatcaacaccagaactctatgggtgttcgattcatcacaatgtaactagattattgactctagtgcaagtgggagactgttggaaatttgccctagaggcaataataaaatgattattattatatttccttgttcatgataattgtctattgtttatgctataattgtgttatccggaaatcataatacatgtgtgaatacatagaccataacatgtccctagtaagcctctagttaactagctcgttgatcaatagatagtcacggtttcctgactatggacattggatgtcattgataacgggatcacatcattaggagaatgatgtgatggacaagacccaatcctaagcatagcacaagatcgtgtggttcgtttgctagagcttttcaaatgtcaagtatcatttccttagaccatgagatcatgtaactcccggatgccgtaggagtgctttgggtgtaccaaacgtcacaacgtaactgggtgactataaaggtatactacaggtatccccgaaagtatctgttgggttgacacggatcgagactggaatttgtcactccgtatgacggagaggtatccctgggcccactcggtaatgcatcatcataatgagctcaatgtgaccaagtgtttggtcacgggatcatgcattacggtacgagtaaagtgacttgccggtaacgatattgaacgaggtattgggataccgacgatcgaatctcgggcaagtaacgtaccgattgacaaagggaattgaatacgggattgattgaatcctcgacatcgtggttcatccgatgagatcatcgtggaacatgtgggagccaacatgggtatccagatcccgttgttggttattgaccggagagtcgtctcggtcatgtatgcatgtctcccgaacccatagggtctagacacttaaggttcggtgatgctagggttgtagagatattagtatgcggtaacccgaaagttgttcggaatcccggatgagatcccggacatcacgaggagttccggaatggtccgaaggtgaagatttatatataggaagtccagtttcggccatcgggaaagtttcgggggtaatcggtattgtaccgggaccaccggaagggtcccgggggttcaccgggcggggccacctatctcggagggccccatgggctgaagtgggaggggaaccagccccaagtgggctggtgcgccccccatgggcctccccctgcgcctagggttggaaaccctaggggtagggggcgccccacttgacttggggggcaagccccccttggccgcccccccttggagattggatctcctagggccggcgccctccctagggaccctatatatagtgggagggagggagggcagccggacccaagtctctggcgcctccctctccccacgtaacacctctctctctctctctctctctctcattggagcttggcgaagccctgccaagatcaccgctgcttccaccaccacgccgtcgtgctgctggatctccatcaacctctcgttccccttgctggatcaagaaggaggagacgtcttcccaaccgtacgtgtgttgaacgcggaggtgacatccgtttggcgctaggtcatcggtgatttggatcacgacgagtacgactccatcaaccccgttctcttgaacgcttccgttcgcgatctacaagggtatgtagatgcactcccctctccctcgttgctagatgactccatagattgatcttggtgatgcgtagaaaattttaaaattctgctacgtacCCAACACATCCCTCCGCTCCGGGCACTACATGATGGAGCTGCTGGACATGAAGTGTTGGGAAATCCAAAACAAGTACAAACTCTACCTCCTCAACCGCGCCACGAACACTTTGTACGACATGCTCAATCTTACCAGCCCAAGCTATGCACGAACACATCGAGCACCAATTACAAGAAATACCTTCTTGGACGTGTCATCCGTCTCGTACAACTTGGTCTGGAGGTTGGCAACGACTTCCTGGAGGAATCTCGGCTGCTCGGGACCAACTCCAACAAATTCACCCCAAGCAGAAAAAAATGAGTGGCCAGCTCAAAGAAGATCACAACTATCCAGTCTGCAAATACCCTTGTTCCTTAGTTTCTCAGTTTTTCGTTGTTGCTTTTATTTTTTGTATaaatttttgtgttgtttttctgGTAGACATACCTTTCTCTAGCCTTTGTTTAGGTCATTACTTGGAACATAGTTCTCGTTGATGGCTGTTGTGGTGTGGGCATGTTGTTGGTGATCCCAATAGTCATCTGCTGGTTTCACATAAAAATGTCACACGGCTGCATGATAATAGATATGTAAGAAATGCCATTGAAAGCGACTGCTCCTTCAGTGTTCCTGTGAAGTTGCTAACATAGACCAGCACAAGCAATTGCACCTTGTTGCGGGAGGAGGACGCGCGCCTCGACCATTAGTTTTTATTTATGAAGAACCCCCGATACCTGCTGGTTGTCGGCCCCTGAAGCAACTGCTTGCTTATTGGAGTGGGCTAAAAACGTATGtattaaaaagttcatcaaaatcttGGGGGGTCCATGGCCTAGGTCGGCCCCAACTAAGCTCCGGCTCAGACCCAAGTGTCACACGAGTCTTTTGTATCTCCTCTAGGTGGTCCTAGACTTTGTCAATGCACCGACCAAGGTCGACTGAATATAAATATTTGTTCTCCAGAATAAGATTTATGCTCAACTTTTTTACTTTGCCATAATTCAGATTGTCTTTAATGCATGATGTTTTCATATGTATCGGCTGAGCAACTACATTTTGGTAGAAATAGTATCATTAACAATGCAAAAATAATTATTTATATTACGATACAATCTGCCATACAATTGTAATATTTATCGTTACAAAAAATATATTGTTAATTCGAACTGGATTTTCTTGCAAATTTTCGTATTATCTAGTTTGGGTTATTTGAGAAAATATTTTATTATAATGATTTCCCATTTAATTTGAACAAACAAACATTTTCAGGTTCTCTTATGAGTTAAGGCATGCCCTTGATCTACATAATGTGTTTCTATCTATCATTTTAGATATTATGCTTAAGTATCTACATAACTTGGTAGTGTTTCTAGAGAACATATGAATGTAGCAAATAACTTGGCTGAGATATCTTAAGTGTAAAGCTTTAAAATTGAGGTGTTGCCAAATAGATAATTATACATTGCATAAAGTGCACTAGTAGATTGTGCTCATATCTTAACAAGTGAAATATCAATTAGTAGTTTGCTTTGAGTCCCATCTTCCACTCTCATTTGTTGGCAATGCTTTTATTCAAATCTACCCTTCTTATTATTAGGGTTAAATTGTTTGCCCTCTTCACTTCCAACCCGACAGAGGATGTCAGTAGAACCTGTAGAGATAGTAGGACTGAAAGCAAAGAATGCTGGAGAAGGGTTGGGTGTGATTGGGTGTGTAATGTTTTTGAGTTGTACTAAAGGGTTTTGTTACAAAATGAACTAGGAACTTAAATAAGACGGAAGTTTCAGTAGATGTAACTTGAGAATAAATAAATCAACACGTCTAGAAAAGGTACATAATTTAGAATCACCTAGCGTAAGAAAAGGATCACTTACAACCCTAGTTGAAACTTTGAGAAATTTAACTGATTTGATCCTAATCAGTTGTAGAAAAAAGAAACCCCAGTGGCTTGCAGGCCCAAACTGGGCGTAACGGCTGGAGTTCCTCCTTTATATTACTGCTCTTCTCCATTTCTAAAACTTGGAGCGGAAGTAGGTGGCTTCGGCCAGGGGAGGGATGAGCCTCAATTGCAATTTGAATATGCTGTGAGGGCGGTTGGGCGGAACAGCATAATTCTCCTCTTCAGATCCTATTCCTAGATCGAATTCGTGTTGATTAGTTAGATCCTTACAGATAAGCAGCTCATTATTCAATGGGCTAGTAGTAGTTTTACCTAATCCCCTGGTGTGCCCCCCCTAGCTACTCCATAGCCTACCAAATTTCCCTGTATATTGGCTTGGCCATGGCCAGCTACACATACGCCGCAGTGGCCTCATTGCCTTTCATGTAATGGGCCGCACAAACTACCCATAACATGAGTAATATCTCCGCGAACTCCTCATGGGAGGTGGTGTCCACGAGATGAAACAGCCGTTCCCGAGCGCACATGTGTCACATCGTTTGATTGCATAGAGTGTTATGTACCCACTCATGAATCACTCGAATTACTCCATTACAGGAAGTTCAAGCTCAGCTACaagaggttgaggaggagggagagtACAGGAGGTAGGAGATGACAGGGAAAAGAGGAAGCCGCCGTTGCCGTTCGTGATCCAAGCCCGGATGCCCGTTCGCTGCGTCTTGGCTGGGTACTTGTAGTCTGCCTGCCCTGGGAGTAACAACTTGTCCGGCCCGGCCCATGTGTTGGTGGGCTCGCTGCCTTGGCTCTCCAGTTTGTGTTGCCGTTGGTTTCGCTGCCATGGCAGCAGTTTGGGCTACCATGGTAGCGCCTTCAGTTGATGTGGCCGCGGCGGTACTTTGGGTCGCTGACATCCCCTCCTCCTTAACAACCGGCTTGCCCTCAAGCCGGTGCCAGTTAGCCGCTAGTTCCTCGAAGTTTGTGTCTTGCAGATGCAATTTGAGCATATGTGAGGTGCCATCAGCTAGCCAGGAAGGAGAACAGGAGTCTTGAAGTTCTGTATATCTGCCGAGCCGGTGCCTGTTCGCCGCTAGTTCAACAAAATCAAATCCTCCTGGATCCCACTGCACACATGAAGTTGCTGATTGAACTGATTGTATGAATTGCCACCTCAGGATAAAAGTTGCGATGTAATCTTCAGTTATGGGTCTCATTGCACGCAAACCACCGCAGATAGTAGAGCTCTCAGAAATACATGGCAACCCTTCTTGTAACTTTTCGGCGATGATATGGGCCAACCAAAACAGAGTAGTCATGGGACCTGGTCCCCAAGAGAAGCACCGCCAATAGCTTGACAAGGTACTGACATGATGAGTAAAGGGCCAAGATTGAGTCAATTCCCAAAGAACACCAGTGAGACGCAGAAACTCTGAATTAGTTCGCATATAGCTTCTGAATTCTGTAGGAATTTTTGGTGGGAAAAGAGGTGACCATGGGGGTTTGGGTTGCAGCATGGGAAAATGTTCTGCCGGTTGTGTGATAAGTAATTCCAACTCCATCAGCAGGGTCCTACTGTCGACCAATGGGATGCCCAAACACATGTAACCGGTGGAAGTGAATTTGTTGCTGTTATGTAGGACCGAAGCAAAGGTACGACGATTTGCAGTCTCTGAATTATGCTTGTCCAAGTTGTGGTCAGCAGGACTGAATTTAGAACAAGAAGTCTGATGTAGTATGTGCGGCAAGAGCTTGAATATACTCTCAACGCCAAAGTTATAGTCTTGTTGCTGAGCAAGTGGGCTGGTAAGAGCACTTGTTGATGTACTAGAATTCACCTTGGGCTGGTCACGAACACAGGGAGCGCAATAGCACAAATAATCGCTTTGAATAAAATCAGAAGCGACCGAACGAGCATACTCAAGCACTTGCGGCTCATTCAAAATCTTGGCTATTTGAGGGCACGATTTGGCGTTGCAACGGAACTACAGCCTATCAATATGCTCCACCGTCGAATATACCAAAACAACCAAGAGGTTGACATGTTGTTTATGATGGCCCTCTGAATTCCATTGCTTGTCACTTGCATCCCAGGGGTGACAAAAAGCATGAAACAAAGGTTCGGACCACATCTAACCAAACACCTCTTCTTTAGTTCTTGGAGCCCACAACCTCTTAAACTGAGTGAAGAAATGCCAATGACAACAATAACTAGTGGCACTGGCTGCACATGAATTCATATATTCTGGAACCGAGTTTGCTGGCTGTACATACTGAACAACCGATGATTGCAAAAATTTTGAATTAATTTCTCCAAGAGTTATGTGATACTCTAGGTATCCCTTGTCCAGCAATAATTGAAAGGGCTTGATTGACAGAAATTTTGCACACCAGGGCAGAAATAGGATCACCAGGCAAGAGTTATCAATTGACAGCTGAACACTTGAAGTATCTTGAGCAGAcaagttcttttcttttcttggtgGCGCTTTAGACATGATATCCAGAACTTCTATAACATCTTTAAAGAAGGTGTCCACTTTCCTGGAACATGCAGATTGGTATTCTGGGTCAGATAGAAGCAGAGGGCACTTCTGAAGAGATGAGGAATTCAAATCACCAATAAACTCACAACTGTCAGATATTTTATCAGATTTGCTATCAGCCACAACAACTGTATTGTTGCTATCAATGCCTGCTGAGCATCCATCTGTGTTCCAGAGGTTTAAGTCATCTTCACGCCCAACCAATCCAGGAGTTGTATTTTGAACATAATATTCAGCTTCGTATTCAACTTCGAATTCAGCAGGAAAATCAGTCATGCTTGATTCTCTGAAAAACTGATACTTGCATGGTTCATATCTTTCAAGAGGTAATACATATGCAGCCACACTTGAACCCATGCATCCTTTATCCATTTttttgatttccaaaggaacatcGAACTCCCTTGCGATTGCTGGACCATCTCCCGGTGAACATCTCCGAACATCAAACGAACATCGCCTTGCAATTTCAGTGAAACTTTCACGCACTTTGTGTTGAATTCCACTGGTGCAAGGCTTGACTGAATCAGTTCCATTACCATGCTCCTCCAGGTGAACATCTCTAAACATCAACCGAACTAACCAAGGACTAAAGCAGGAACCTCGATGTGATTGACTATGGATACTTGAACATGGCTCTTCCGGGTAGCTTGTGACTGACAGAGGCCCGAACGATGGCCACGGGCTAGGCCTGAAGATGGATCCCATGTGATTGAACCTCCATGGTTGATGTCGTTCGAAGGAAGGCGGGTGCAGACGCTCAGCGATGGGAGTGTCATGTGTCTCGTCGACACTATCGATGGTGGCGGTCAGAGGTTTCACCCAGTCGCCCACATAGGCGGAGCATTCTGCCAAGCACTTGGACGGCGCTAGTGCAGCCAAGTTGTTGGGAACAAGGAGAACGACGATGTGGTCCGCCTCGCTCACTACTTGGGTGGAGTTGTTGCTGCATGGTAGTGGCGAGTCGTCCAGCTCCTGCACGCTGGTCTTGGGGTTGACCTCGGTGGTGGTTGCCACTGGTGTGATGATCTCGGAGGCGACCTCCTGGTGGATGTGGTCATCCACGGGCTCGAGCTGGGCGGCTGTGGCAGCGTCGTGGACCTCGCCGACGCTGGCGATGGAGGCGACCTGGGTCAGGCACTCCGTCGAACAGGTGGCGGGCACCCTCTCGATGCGGACCGAGGGTGCATCATGCGAGACCGCGGGGGTCTCCTGGGCCTGGGTGGTGGTGGAGAAGACGTCGTGGACGACCGCCGGGGCTCTGGGGTCGTCGGTGAGGCCACCATCGGCTGCTGTGCCCATGGGGCAAGCCAGCTGCGGGGTCGAGACGCCCGTGAGGATCTTTAACATCCGCGCGTGCTGCTTGTCCACGGCGTCGTAGCGCGCCATGGTCCGTGCGTGGTAATCGGCCAAGTAGGACTTCAGCTCCGGGTGCATGGTGgtggaagaaattgatgaactcagAAGAAAAAATTGGGCAAAAATTGGACGAACTCGGGAAAATTTGTGGCGAATCGGAAGGGTGGAAGGAGGCTCTGATGCCACGATGTTATGTAGCCACTCACGAATCACTCGAATTACTCCATTACAGGAAGTTCAAGCTCAACTCCAAGAGGTTGAGGAGGGAGAGTACAGGAGGTAGGAGATGACAGGGAAAAGAGGAAGCCGCCGTTGCCGTTCGTGATCCAAGCCCGGATGCCCGTTCGCTGCGTCTTGGCTGGGTACTTGTAGTCTGCCTGCCCTGGGAGTAACAACTTGTCCGGCCCGGCCCATGTGTTGGTGGGCTCGCTGCCTTGGCTCTCCAGTTTGTGTTGCCGTCGGTTTCGCTGCCATGGCAGCAGTTTGGGCTGCCATGGTAGCGCCTTTAGTTGATGTGGCCGCGGCGGTACTTTGGGTCGCTGACATAGAGAATCCGGTTAACAGGTCGACGGGGCTCCTCTTAACAAGTTTCAAGCATGTCGCCAGTTAACTTTGATTGAATCTTTGATTCTTTATGACGCTTTAAACTGTCAACTTCACTTCGGCACAAAGAAAGGATGCCTTGCTTTCTAGCATTGCTTCATTTCCTTTCCTACCTACTAGACCCAGATGATTGATGAATAAGTTTAAATCGGAGCAAAACGTAATAATAGCATCGCAACCAATACTACGTGAAAGAGGTATGCATGGTTCCAAAACAACATGAGATTCTAATACGCCTATAATACCCACGAAGCAAAAAATCATCACAATAAAAAAAAAGGGAACCACatttatgtactccctccggtcctttttactctgcacattggatttgccgaaagtcaaactttaataagtttgaccaaatttatattagaaattattaacatctataatatctaataaatataatatgaaaatatattccaagatgaatctaatgacattggtgttgttatgtgaatgtctataattttttatataaacttggtcaaagttggatgagattgacttcggacaaacctaatatgcagagtaaaaaggaccggagggagtatgaaAAATTAAGCTACAACAGCTTCACATACCGTTTTAAGGCTCTCTACAACTTTCTGGTTCCATTGTTGCACTTCAAAATTAATCAACTAAATAAGAAcagaaatgataaatcccgaacgttcggattttaaACATGGCAacccgaacatttttcatggcaactttagttcccGTGAGGTTGGCAAACATGGCAATTTTTTGACAATAAAATGAACTGGGACAAAGTTGCCATGTCTTAACAACTAAACTTGTCACCTCGcgtcaactaaagttgccatgaaaaaATGTTCAGGATGACATGCCTAAAATCCAAACGTTCAGGATTTATCAGGGTCCAATAAGAAAGCCTACAGCACATATTCCTCGGCAACAGCACTGCGGGATTACAGATAACATAACTTCCCTCCGTTTCACATCCGAAAGAAGCTCAGAAATGGAACAGATATCATACAGAGCCGTCCAGCTGAATTTATGGATCAAGATTCCATTTATGCCTGGTACAAAATATCATCCACTACAACTGAATATTCTCCATCAGCGTACAATACAACTTGCAGAATTAGAAGCTAGCGAAATCGTAAGCATCTATGCATTCTCCATCAGCTGCAAGACCTCAATTTCTGTGGGCAATGAAGGGATTGCCCCTTTCTTTGTGGTGGTGATTGCTCCACATGCATTGGCAAATTTAATCGCCTCCTCAAGCTTTTCCTGATTCTGCAGCAACCAGCAGATATGGAATTAGTGAACCACCTACTTCTAGGTACGAAAAACGGCATGAGTTGTACAGAGCTAGATTGAAACTAGTACAGTAATGCTCAAGGAAGTGTTTGTAGGCAAGCTTACTTGCAGTGATGATGGATCCTGGACAATTTTCCGGAGCAGAGCACCAACAAATGCATCACCAGCACCTGTTGTGTCAACTTGTTGTATTTTGTACGATGGGACAACTCCACGGAAATCCTAGTCAAATACAACAAAGCTCAAGTCTCAGTTACATCATGAGTCTTCAATTTTCAATGGTAATTGTGCAAGAGTTATTATATACTTGTCCTGAGTGCATACAAAGCAAAGCCCAGTGAAGCTTAGATTTGACATACAAAGTACAACCAGCACTAACAATAGATTGTAAAAACTTGTAGAGCATACCCTGGCATAGTACTTGCAGCCTTGACCTCCAAGAGTGACCAGGAGGAGCTTAAAGGTAGGGCGCCACAGCTTCATGACAACATCGTCCTCTACTGAGTCGATGCCAGTCAAAAACTCGACCTCAGACTCACTGACCTTGACAATGTCTGCCTGGTCCCAGATACTCAAGATCTTGGTGCGAGCCTCCTCACGGGATGACCACAGT encodes the following:
- the LOC123104308 gene encoding uncharacterized protein; the encoded protein is MHPELKSYLADYHARTMARYDAVDKQHARMLKILTGVSTPQLACPMGTAADGGLTDDPRAPAVVHDVFSTTTQAQETPAVSHDAPSVRIERVPATCSTECLTQVASIASVGEVHDAATAAQLEPVDDHIHQEVASEIITPVATTTEVNPKTSVQELDDSPLPCSNNSTQVVSEADHIVVLLVPNNLAALAPSKCLAECSAYVGDWVKPLTATIDSVDETHDTPIAERLHPPSFERHQPWRFNHMGSIFRPSPWPSFGPLSVTSYPEEPCSSIHSQSHRGSCFSPWLVRLMFRDVHLEEHGNGTDSVKPCTSGIQHKVRESFTEIARRCSFDVRRCSPGDGPAIAREFDVPLEIKKMDKGCMGSSVAAYVLPLERYEPCKYQFFRESSMTDFPAEFEVEYEAEYYVQNTTPGLVGREDDLNLWNTDGCSAGIDSNNTVVVADSKSDKISDS